The proteins below are encoded in one region of Paraburkholderia aromaticivorans:
- a CDS encoding alpha/beta hydrolase family protein: protein MMQTTVRLMAIVTLLLGLVAAPVFAANVGFEEVKIPNGAEPPLTVGIWYPTDAPATSHVLGNFTQTVAADAPIAGNRLPLVVMSHGGGSWYGGHYDTALALAQVGFVVAAVSHAGDTFDDQSRVLQLWRRPAHLHGLVDYMLDKWHGHAQLDAARVGAFGFSNGGFTVLVAAGGIPDLSTIAPFCEAHPDQDLCEALRHAGVDLHAGANVPAGAWVHDPRIRAVVAAAPSFGFAFGSARLGGVRAPVQLWSAADDRHQPHPYYDEAVRDDLPHAPEYHVVANAGHYDFLPPCDARLSRLRPEICNSLPGFDREAFHKQFNADVVQFFEATLR from the coding sequence ATGATGCAAACCACCGTGAGATTGATGGCCATCGTCACCTTGCTTCTGGGGCTGGTGGCCGCGCCCGTCTTCGCGGCCAATGTCGGCTTTGAGGAGGTCAAGATACCGAATGGTGCTGAGCCGCCGCTCACTGTCGGCATCTGGTATCCGACTGATGCGCCGGCGACGTCACACGTCTTGGGCAATTTCACCCAGACTGTGGCAGCGGACGCGCCCATCGCCGGCAATCGCCTGCCACTCGTGGTGATGTCGCACGGCGGCGGAAGCTGGTACGGCGGGCATTACGATACGGCTCTCGCGTTGGCTCAGGTGGGCTTCGTCGTGGCAGCGGTCAGTCACGCCGGTGACACTTTCGATGATCAGAGCCGGGTCCTGCAACTCTGGCGCCGTCCTGCCCATCTTCACGGGCTGGTTGATTACATGCTCGACAAGTGGCACGGGCACGCACAGTTGGATGCGGCGCGCGTCGGTGCGTTTGGCTTTTCTAACGGCGGCTTCACCGTGCTCGTGGCAGCAGGCGGTATCCCGGATCTGTCGACAATCGCCCCGTTTTGCGAGGCTCATCCGGATCAAGATCTGTGTGAAGCCCTGCGGCATGCCGGCGTCGACCTCCATGCCGGCGCGAATGTCCCCGCCGGCGCCTGGGTCCACGATCCGCGCATCAGGGCCGTCGTCGCCGCCGCGCCTTCGTTTGGGTTTGCGTTCGGTAGCGCAAGGCTAGGCGGCGTTCGCGCCCCGGTCCAGCTCTGGAGCGCTGCCGACGATCGTCATCAGCCGCATCCCTACTATGACGAGGCCGTGCGCGACGACTTGCCCCACGCGCCCGAATATCACGTCGTTGCCAACGCAGGCCACTACGACTTCCTGCCACCCTGCGATGCGCGTCTTTCCCGGCTACGGCCGGAAATTTGCAACAGCCTGCCGGGCTTCGACCGCGAGGCGTTTCATAAGCAATTCAACGCCGACGTGGTGCAGTTTTTTGAGGCAACGCTGCGATAG
- a CDS encoding AraC family transcriptional regulator — translation MNPVGKALWFIESHFAHELTLDDIANGGCVSRFHLARAFEAATGFSVMRYVRGRRLSEAARRLASGAPDILAVAIDAGYGSHEAFTRAFREQFGLTPDALRARGRLDNLALVEPIKMDETLLTHLEPPRFEDGKAFLVAGLSERYTSETCAAIPSQWQRFGDYFGKVPGQVGNVAYGVCYNADDSGNIDYLSGVEVSDFSALPAELSRLRISPQRYAVFSHREHISTIRRTWNTIWNQWLPASGHIPADAPNFERYDEKFDPVSGMGGLEIWLPLKT, via the coding sequence ATGAACCCGGTTGGAAAAGCGCTGTGGTTTATCGAAAGCCACTTTGCCCACGAGTTGACGCTCGACGACATCGCCAATGGCGGATGCGTGTCGCGTTTTCATCTGGCGCGCGCCTTCGAAGCGGCCACGGGGTTTTCGGTGATGCGCTATGTGCGCGGGCGTCGCTTGAGCGAAGCGGCGCGTCGGCTGGCGAGCGGCGCACCGGATATCCTCGCGGTTGCCATCGACGCCGGCTACGGTTCTCACGAGGCATTCACGCGCGCGTTTCGCGAGCAATTCGGGCTCACGCCCGACGCGCTGCGCGCGCGTGGCCGTCTCGACAATCTCGCCCTCGTGGAGCCGATCAAAATGGACGAAACCCTGCTTACCCATCTCGAACCGCCGCGCTTTGAGGACGGCAAAGCGTTTCTCGTCGCGGGCCTGAGTGAGCGCTATACCAGCGAAACCTGTGCCGCGATTCCGTCGCAGTGGCAGCGCTTTGGTGACTACTTCGGCAAAGTGCCGGGGCAGGTCGGCAATGTGGCGTATGGCGTTTGTTATAACGCTGACGACAGCGGCAACATCGATTATCTGAGTGGCGTTGAAGTCAGCGACTTCTCGGCGTTGCCTGCTGAGCTGAGCCGCTTGCGTATTTCGCCGCAGCGGTATGCGGTGTTTAGCCATCGCGAGCATATTTCGACTATCCGGCGCACCTGGAATACGATCTGGAATCAGTGGCTGCCGGCATCGGGACATATTCCTGCCGATGCGCCGAACTTCGAGCGCTATGACGAGAAATTCGATCCTGTCAGCGGGATGGGCGGGCTTGAGATCTGGTTGCCGTTGAAGACCTGA
- a CDS encoding DHA2 family efflux MFS transporter permease subunit, with the protein MTHSIHGNKRWLALIVLCLGVLMIVLDTTIVNVALPSIAADLGFTETSLVWVVNAYMLTFGGCLLLGGRLGDLYGHRKLFLIGITLFTLASLACGISNSQGLLVCARAVQGVAGAIVSAVSLSLIMNLFTEPGERAKAMGVYGFVCAGGGSIGVLLGGLLTNLLSWHWIFLVNLPIGIAVYALCVALLPSARGHAHGERLDVAGAVSVTVSLMLAVYAVVNGNEAGWTSAQTLGLLFAALALLAVFLVIESRVQHPLMPLGLFRLRNVATANVVGVLWAAAMFAWFFISALYLQRVLGYRPLQVGLAFLPANLIMGFFSLGLSARVVMRFGLRVPLAVGLLVAACGLALFARAPVGGSFVLDVMPGMILLGVGAGIVFNPMLLAAMSDVDPSDSGLASGIVNTSFMMGGALGLAVLASLAAARSDAMQASSGDAVAALNSGYHVAFLFGAIFAAVAGILGGLLLRTGRAGGAGSSEDAHGHNVTATDGHSTATGNKTVTENY; encoded by the coding sequence ATGACCCATTCCATCCACGGCAACAAACGCTGGCTCGCACTGATCGTGCTGTGCCTCGGCGTGCTCATGATCGTGCTCGATACGACGATCGTGAACGTTGCGCTGCCGTCCATCGCGGCGGATCTTGGGTTTACCGAGACGTCGCTCGTGTGGGTGGTGAATGCGTATATGCTGACGTTCGGCGGTTGCCTGCTGCTCGGTGGGCGGCTCGGCGATCTGTATGGGCATCGCAAGCTGTTTCTTATCGGTATCACGTTGTTTACGCTGGCGTCGCTTGCCTGCGGCATTTCGAACTCACAAGGGCTGCTGGTTTGTGCGCGTGCGGTTCAAGGTGTAGCGGGTGCCATCGTCTCGGCGGTTTCGCTGTCGCTCATCATGAATCTGTTCACCGAGCCCGGCGAGCGCGCGAAAGCCATGGGCGTGTACGGGTTCGTGTGTGCGGGTGGCGGCAGTATCGGTGTGTTGCTCGGCGGGCTGCTCACTAATCTGCTGAGCTGGCATTGGATCTTTCTCGTCAATCTGCCCATTGGTATTGCTGTGTACGCGCTCTGTGTCGCGCTGTTGCCGTCCGCGCGCGGGCATGCACATGGCGAGCGCCTCGATGTGGCCGGCGCGGTATCCGTCACTGTGTCGCTGATGCTGGCCGTGTATGCGGTGGTGAATGGTAATGAGGCGGGTTGGACTTCGGCGCAGACGCTTGGTTTGCTGTTTGCGGCGCTGGCGCTGCTGGCCGTGTTCCTGGTGATTGAATCGCGCGTGCAGCATCCGTTGATGCCGCTGGGTCTGTTCCGCTTGCGTAATGTCGCGACTGCGAATGTGGTCGGCGTGCTGTGGGCGGCGGCGATGTTCGCCTGGTTCTTTATCTCCGCGCTGTATTTGCAGCGTGTGCTTGGCTATCGGCCGTTGCAGGTTGGGCTTGCGTTCCTGCCCGCTAATCTGATTATGGGGTTCTTTTCGCTCGGGCTGTCGGCGCGGGTGGTGATGCGCTTTGGGCTGCGTGTTCCTCTAGCCGTGGGGCTGCTGGTCGCGGCTTGCGGTCTTGCGTTGTTCGCTCGCGCGCCGGTTGGCGGCAGTTTTGTGCTCGATGTTATGCCGGGGATGATTCTGCTTGGCGTCGGCGCAGGTATCGTCTTTAATCCGATGCTGCTGGCCGCTATGAGCGATGTCGATCCTAGCGATTCGGGGCTCGCGTCGGGTATCGTCAATACGTCGTTCATGATGGGTGGCGCGCTTGGGCTCGCGGTGCTCGCGAGTCTTGCCGCAGCGCGGAGTGACGCGATGCAGGCATCGTCTGGCGATGCCGTGGCGGCGCTGAATAGCGGGTATCACGTCGCGTTTTTGTTTGGGGCGATTTTTGCGGCGGTGGCGGGGATTCTGGGTGGCTTGTTGTTGCGGACGGGGCGCGCGGGTGGTGCGGGTTCGAGTGAAGACGCTCACGGTCACAACGTGACGGCAACGGATGGACATTCCACCGCCACGGGCAACAAAACCGTGACCGAGAACTATTAA
- a CDS encoding glutathione S-transferase, which translates to MLIVHHLNNSRSQRVLWLLEELGVPYEIKRYQRDPKTMLAPPELRAVHPLGKSPVITDDGQTIAESGAIIEYLIDKYGQGRFAPAPGTPERLRYTYWLHYAEGSAMPPLLLKLVALRIASAPMPFFAKPIARKIAGTLQSSFIDPQLKLHLGYINKELSATGWFVGSDFTAADVQMSFPLEAATARGGMEGQIPAVVDFLKRIHARPAYQRALERGGKYELLGGD; encoded by the coding sequence ATGCTGATCGTCCATCATCTGAATAACTCCCGCTCGCAACGTGTGTTGTGGCTGCTCGAAGAACTCGGCGTTCCGTACGAGATCAAGCGCTACCAGCGCGATCCGAAGACGATGCTCGCGCCGCCCGAATTGCGCGCGGTGCATCCGCTCGGCAAGTCGCCCGTGATTACCGACGACGGCCAGACTATCGCCGAATCGGGCGCGATCATCGAGTATCTGATCGACAAATACGGGCAGGGACGTTTTGCGCCGGCACCGGGCACGCCGGAGCGGCTGCGTTATACATACTGGCTGCATTACGCTGAAGGTTCGGCGATGCCGCCGCTGCTGCTCAAGCTCGTGGCGCTGCGGATTGCCAGCGCGCCGATGCCGTTTTTCGCCAAGCCGATCGCGCGCAAAATCGCCGGCACGCTGCAATCGAGTTTCATCGATCCGCAGTTGAAGCTGCACCTGGGTTACATCAACAAAGAACTGAGCGCGACCGGTTGGTTCGTCGGCAGCGACTTCACGGCGGCTGATGTACAGATGAGTTTCCCGCTCGAAGCCGCCACGGCGCGCGGCGGGATGGAAGGTCAAATTCCGGCAGTGGTCGATTTCCTCAAGCGCATTCATGCGAGGCCGGCTTATCAGCGGGCGTTGGAGCGCGGCGGCAAGTACGAATTGCTCGGCGGCGATTGA
- a CDS encoding dienelactone hydrolase family protein — MTASFIEVVAQDGGRFNAYVARPAQGSGPGLVLLQEIFGINDTMKAMADRFAEEGYVVLVPDLFWRIKPGIVLGYGEADMKQALDYLGQFDTDRAIDDIAATLTAMRAMPEQAGKVGTVGYCLGGKLAFLSAARTDVDCAVSYYGVGLEAHLDEVPAIRCPMVFHFPENDSHCPPEIRERISAALRTRPQIEQYVYPGCGHAFAAPSRPQYDKPAAMMAYSRTLALLRKVLGPVYDLNALWEAHCYYEFATRDVDAVMPTMVAQPYVNHVPTMTGGVGHDNLKRFYTHHFVNSNPVDTKLIPISRTIGADRIVDEFIFSCTHSCEIDWLLPGVAPTGKYFEVPMLAVVCFRGDKLYNEHIYWDQASVLVQVGLLNPEGLPVAGIESARKLLDETLPSNQLMGSKSRV; from the coding sequence ATGACCGCCTCTTTCATCGAAGTCGTCGCCCAGGATGGCGGCCGTTTCAATGCCTACGTCGCGCGCCCCGCGCAAGGGTCGGGCCCGGGACTCGTGCTGCTGCAGGAAATTTTCGGCATCAATGACACGATGAAGGCGATGGCCGACCGCTTCGCCGAAGAGGGTTATGTGGTGCTGGTGCCCGATCTGTTCTGGCGGATCAAACCGGGCATCGTGCTCGGTTACGGCGAAGCCGACATGAAACAGGCGCTCGACTATCTCGGTCAGTTCGACACGGATCGGGCCATCGACGATATCGCCGCCACGCTCACCGCAATGCGTGCCATGCCTGAACAGGCCGGCAAAGTCGGCACGGTGGGCTACTGCCTCGGCGGCAAGCTCGCGTTCCTGAGCGCCGCGCGAACCGATGTCGACTGCGCGGTCAGCTACTACGGCGTCGGCCTCGAAGCGCATCTGGATGAAGTGCCCGCGATTCGCTGCCCGATGGTGTTCCACTTCCCCGAAAACGACTCGCACTGCCCGCCGGAAATCCGCGAACGCATCAGCGCCGCATTGCGCACGCGGCCGCAAATCGAGCAATACGTGTACCCGGGTTGCGGTCACGCGTTCGCGGCACCGTCGCGCCCGCAATACGACAAGCCCGCAGCGATGATGGCGTATTCGCGTACGCTCGCGCTGCTGCGCAAAGTGCTCGGGCCGGTCTACGATCTCAACGCGCTGTGGGAAGCGCATTGCTACTATGAGTTCGCCACGCGCGACGTGGATGCCGTCATGCCGACCATGGTCGCGCAACCCTATGTCAATCACGTTCCGACCATGACCGGCGGAGTCGGTCATGACAACCTGAAGCGTTTCTATACGCATCACTTCGTCAACTCGAATCCCGTCGATACGAAGCTGATTCCGATTTCGCGCACCATCGGTGCGGATCGCATCGTCGATGAATTTATTTTTAGCTGCACACATAGCTGCGAAATCGACTGGTTGCTGCCCGGCGTTGCACCGACCGGTAAGTATTTCGAGGTGCCCATGCTCGCGGTCGTTTGTTTCCGAGGCGACAAGCTCTATAACGAGCACATCTATTGGGATCAGGCTTCCGTGCTGGTGCAGGTGGGCTTGTTGAACCCCGAGGGACTGCCGGTGGCCGGTATCGAGAGCGCGCGCAAGCTGCTCGACGAAACGCTGCCGTCGAATCAGTTGATGGGTAGCAAATCACGCGTGTGA